Proteins from a single region of Lysinibacillus sp. JNUCC-52:
- the nikC gene encoding nickel transporter permease — protein MTGAIDIKKEAVASRERAAGPWREGWRSFKKSKISLVGAGIVVFFILLAVFGPYIAPQGINEQDLSKRLLAPSSAHWFGTDDFGRDIFSRIIHGARISLRIGFFAVILSVIVGSTLGILAGYYGKWIDTIISRIFDIMLAFPSILLAIAVVAVLGPSLQNALIAIAIINVPNFGRLIRSKVLSVKEEEYIVAAKAIGMRDSRILFSHILPNSMTPIIVQGTLAIATAIIEAAALGFLGLGAQAPAPEWGKMLADARIYLLKAPWTMIFPGLAIMLTVLGFNLMGDGLRDALDPKMKN, from the coding sequence ATGACTGGTGCGATAGATATAAAAAAAGAAGCAGTAGCAAGTCGAGAGCGTGCGGCAGGTCCTTGGAGAGAAGGCTGGCGTAGCTTTAAAAAAAGTAAAATCTCCCTAGTTGGTGCTGGGATTGTAGTATTTTTTATACTTCTTGCTGTATTTGGTCCGTACATTGCACCACAAGGAATTAATGAACAGGATTTATCAAAGCGCTTATTGGCACCTTCAAGTGCGCATTGGTTTGGAACAGATGACTTTGGGCGGGATATTTTTTCTCGGATTATTCATGGTGCACGTATATCGTTAAGGATCGGATTTTTTGCCGTTATTCTTTCGGTAATTGTCGGAAGTACACTTGGAATTCTTGCAGGTTATTATGGAAAATGGATTGATACAATTATCTCTCGAATCTTTGATATTATGTTGGCGTTTCCTAGTATTTTATTAGCAATTGCTGTAGTGGCTGTACTTGGGCCGTCATTACAAAATGCTTTAATTGCGATTGCCATTATTAACGTACCAAACTTTGGGCGGTTAATTCGATCGAAAGTGTTAAGTGTAAAAGAAGAGGAATATATCGTAGCAGCAAAAGCCATAGGGATGCGAGATTCGCGTATTTTATTTTCTCATATTTTACCTAACTCTATGACGCCGATAATTGTACAGGGAACATTAGCAATTGCAACAGCGATTATTGAAGCTGCTGCACTAGGTTTCTTAGGATTAGGGGCACAGGCGCCAGCACCCGAATGGGGAAAAATGCTTGCGGATGCTCGAATCTACTTATTAAAAGCGCCATGGACAATGATTTTCCCAGGGTTGGCGATTATGTTAACCGTACTCGGCTTTAACTTAATGGGTGATGGTTTGCGAGATGCGCTTGATCCAAAAATGAAAAACTAA
- a CDS encoding TerD family protein, producing the protein MGINLQKGQRVDLTKGNAGLNKIKVGLGWDPVSQAKSGGFLGGLFSSGKTAGRDVDCDSSVLMLQDDRIVAGDDVVYFGKLASKCGSVIHSGDNLTGDGAGDDEVITVELGAVPAQYNKLVFVVNIYDAAGRKQHFGMIQNAYIRVYDDKTGNELIRYNLSDDYSNLTTLVCGEIYRHGNEWKFAAIGNGTNDVKLGDVVRRYQ; encoded by the coding sequence ATGGGAATTAATTTACAAAAGGGACAGCGTGTAGATTTAACAAAAGGGAATGCTGGTTTAAATAAAATTAAAGTTGGCTTAGGGTGGGACCCTGTAAGCCAAGCAAAAAGTGGTGGCTTTTTAGGCGGCTTATTTTCTAGTGGTAAAACAGCAGGTAGAGATGTTGACTGTGATTCCTCAGTTTTAATGTTGCAAGATGATCGTATCGTTGCAGGAGATGATGTAGTTTACTTCGGCAAATTAGCAAGTAAATGTGGATCTGTTATCCATTCTGGTGATAACTTAACAGGAGACGGCGCTGGTGATGACGAAGTAATTACTGTTGAGCTAGGAGCAGTGCCTGCTCAATATAATAAATTAGTATTTGTCGTGAACATTTATGATGCAGCTGGACGTAAGCAACACTTCGGTATGATTCAAAATGCGTATATTCGCGTGTACGATGACAAGACAGGCAATGAACTAATTCGTTATAATTTATCTGATGATTACTCGAATTTAACAACACTAGTGTGTGGTGAAATTTATCGTCACGGTAACGAATGGAAATTTGCTGCTATTGGTAACGGTACAAATGATGTAAAACTTGGTGATGTAGTTCGAAGATATCAATAA